A section of the Agarivorans litoreus genome encodes:
- a CDS encoding response regulator — protein MPSFDPQRPALIIDDCPMYRTAARGMLQKLGVSSELIFFAKDAPSALEQCRNRRFQLVLCDYNLGEGANGHQLIDELRHSALLAADCVLAIVTADASAEVVRGFAELQPDGYLVKPLNFSNLSKRLPTIAHKKLSLARVHQAMAQQDYHMALHLVDNLVIGGSEFSLSALLIKAEALMHLGEYEQARNQLVGLNLDAEKGQVNLLLAELSLRQKQYPLAEALLLKLENDPMLCALAKEKMAIKLLRQQRVAEAYAKLEEALAHSPKNTQRQIFKAQLAMANFELPAAALSINAALHLARHSFRETLSLHQQVAQLTLDLAQFSEDNGQQSSLQRRFAEQCRRLRGRFQRKDYKPLELLMLARSNGIQGYIGKARQMLADYHSWLEQQEQHQPSVLEDLELAKVYQLLSFPQEYKAQLRVAQHSLLKLSDSDQSLMLQRYLSKWQERVDGMQAKANRLKEQSQRAYRDQNFERATGLLVQALELNRSDLEIPARLTTCLTKAWPLGWSKSEVIELALRCRELLKGSSLSSQPRYQTSSRALSGQLQVQELETSN, from the coding sequence ATGCCTAGCTTCGACCCACAACGTCCCGCACTGATCATCGATGATTGCCCAATGTATCGCACCGCCGCCCGTGGCATGTTGCAAAAACTGGGTGTCTCTTCTGAACTAATTTTTTTCGCCAAGGATGCTCCTTCGGCCTTGGAACAATGTCGTAACCGTCGTTTTCAACTGGTGTTGTGTGACTACAACTTGGGTGAGGGAGCTAATGGCCATCAGTTGATCGACGAGTTGCGCCATAGTGCGCTGCTGGCCGCCGATTGTGTATTGGCGATCGTGACTGCCGATGCCTCGGCCGAAGTGGTTCGCGGCTTCGCCGAGCTGCAGCCCGACGGTTACTTGGTTAAGCCGCTCAACTTTAGCAACTTGTCCAAGCGCTTACCGACAATTGCTCACAAAAAGCTGAGTCTGGCGCGGGTTCATCAGGCGATGGCGCAGCAGGACTACCATATGGCGCTGCACCTCGTAGACAACTTGGTCATTGGCGGAAGTGAGTTCAGCCTGTCAGCATTATTGATTAAGGCCGAGGCCTTGATGCACTTGGGCGAGTATGAGCAAGCGCGTAATCAATTGGTTGGCCTCAACCTAGATGCAGAGAAAGGTCAGGTTAACTTGTTGTTGGCTGAGTTAAGCCTGCGCCAGAAACAATACCCGCTAGCTGAAGCGTTGCTGCTGAAGCTGGAAAACGACCCGATGCTGTGTGCCTTGGCCAAGGAGAAAATGGCCATCAAGTTGCTGCGCCAGCAGCGGGTGGCTGAAGCTTATGCCAAGCTGGAGGAAGCGCTGGCGCACAGCCCCAAGAATACTCAGCGACAGATCTTCAAAGCCCAGCTGGCGATGGCCAACTTTGAGCTACCGGCCGCAGCTCTGAGTATTAACGCCGCCCTGCACCTCGCTCGCCACTCCTTTCGCGAGACGCTAAGCTTGCATCAGCAAGTGGCCCAACTAACCCTAGATCTAGCTCAGTTCAGCGAAGACAACGGTCAGCAAAGTAGCTTGCAGCGACGCTTCGCCGAACAGTGTCGCCGGTTGCGTGGCCGCTTTCAGCGCAAAGACTATAAACCGCTGGAGCTATTGATGTTGGCCAGAAGCAATGGCATTCAAGGTTACATTGGTAAAGCCCGACAGATGCTGGCTGACTACCACTCGTGGTTGGAGCAGCAGGAACAGCACCAGCCCTCAGTACTAGAGGACTTGGAGCTAGCCAAGGTTTATCAGTTGCTGAGCTTTCCGCAGGAGTACAAAGCGCAATTGCGGGTGGCCCAGCATAGCTTGTTGAAGTTGTCCGATAGCGACCAAAGTTTGATGCTCCAGCGCTATCTGTCTAAGTGGCAGGAGCGCGTTGACGGTATGCAAGCCAAGGCTAATCGGCTCAAGGAGCAAAGTCAGCGTGCTTATCGCGATCAGAATTTCGAGCGGGCCACCGGTTTGCTGGTGCAAGCGCTAGAGTTAAACCGCAGCGATTTGGAGATCCCGGCACGCTTAACCACCTGCTTGACCAAGGCCTGGCCACTGGGTTGGAGCAAGAGTGAGGTGATTGAATTGGCGCTGCGCTGTCGAGAGTTGCTCAAGGGCAGCAGTCTTTCCAGCCAACCTCGCTATCAAACTAGCTCGCGCGCGCTATCTGGACAGCTACAAGTTCAAGAACTCGAAACCAGCAACTAG
- a CDS encoding EAL domain-containing response regulator → MTYSAKQQTAIRVLVVEDDPFQQRLMKSLLSSMDGVQCEVADNGLRAVAQLSQQPEPDFIFCDLHMPEMDGVEFIRSLAKRSLGSHLVLSSSAEDDVVTAVKSMASGYGLKDLSVLSKPVRKQQLQALMDDLLAKPKAKITASLKHSLKPCFSDQQLQQALYDGEFQAYYQPHIDAKTGMLVGAEALVRWQHQGQLYMPNAFLSRLLELGQGHQLTKQVLTQAVASCAKWQNELDQAYVSVNVTPSDLMDLRFADFVAKLLEQHQLPAHRLVLEVTENEIYPQMAKALDSLSRLRLLGVGLAVDDFGTGHSSMMQLCTSPFTELKIDQLFIRRMLSDRKCAAVVRASLALAESLGIRSVAEGVEDQQLADTLEEWGCDGLQGYCYAKAMALPDFITWAKAEAQLAKDIAGA, encoded by the coding sequence ATGACATATTCTGCGAAACAACAAACAGCGATTCGGGTGCTCGTGGTTGAGGACGACCCCTTTCAGCAAAGGCTAATGAAGAGCCTGTTGAGTTCCATGGACGGGGTGCAATGTGAGGTTGCCGATAATGGTCTGAGGGCTGTGGCCCAGCTTAGTCAGCAGCCAGAACCAGACTTCATCTTCTGCGATTTACATATGCCGGAGATGGACGGGGTGGAGTTTATTCGCTCACTGGCCAAGCGTAGCCTGGGTTCCCACTTGGTACTGAGTAGCAGTGCCGAAGATGACGTGGTTACCGCGGTAAAGTCGATGGCCAGCGGCTACGGCTTGAAGGACTTGAGCGTGTTAAGCAAGCCGGTGCGTAAGCAGCAGTTGCAGGCTCTGATGGATGATTTGTTAGCTAAGCCCAAAGCTAAAATAACGGCCAGTCTTAAACACAGCCTTAAGCCGTGCTTTAGCGATCAACAGTTGCAGCAGGCCCTGTATGACGGGGAGTTTCAGGCCTATTATCAGCCCCACATCGATGCTAAAACCGGTATGCTGGTCGGTGCCGAGGCGCTGGTGCGTTGGCAACACCAAGGCCAGCTTTATATGCCCAATGCCTTTTTGTCGCGCTTGCTAGAGTTGGGCCAAGGTCACCAATTGACCAAGCAGGTATTGACTCAGGCCGTTGCCAGTTGTGCTAAGTGGCAAAATGAGCTGGATCAGGCCTATGTCAGTGTCAATGTGACCCCCAGCGATTTGATGGACCTGCGCTTTGCTGACTTTGTCGCTAAGCTCTTGGAGCAGCATCAACTTCCGGCCCACCGACTGGTCTTGGAAGTTACCGAGAACGAGATCTATCCACAAATGGCCAAGGCTTTGGACAGCCTGAGCCGCTTGCGGCTGCTGGGCGTTGGCCTAGCGGTGGATGATTTTGGCACCGGCCATTCGTCGATGATGCAGCTTTGCACCAGCCCCTTCACTGAGCTGAAGATCGACCAGCTGTTTATCCGGCGTATGCTCAGTGATCGCAAATGTGCGGCAGTAGTGCGGGCCTCGCTGGCTTTGGCTGAAAGCCTAGGGATCCGCAGTGTGGCCGAGGGGGTGGAAGATCAGCAGCTGGCTGATACCTTGGAAGAGTGGGGCTGCGATGGCCTACAAGGCTATTGCTACGCCAAGGCCATGGCCTTACCGGACTTTATTACTTGGGCCAAAGCCGAGGCTCAGCTTGCCAAGGACATTGCCGGAGCTTGA
- a CDS encoding glycosyltransferase family 9 protein, producing the protein MQKLLVVRNDKIGDFMLAWPSFALLKNSLPNCEISALVPSYTAPLAELCPWIDKVIIDCGADGDAGEQAALLNEVKQQHFDGYLCLFSTMRNAWLGARAGIKLRCAPATKLAQFLYNHRVKQRRSQSRKPEFEYNLELTRAFLTKLQVNPIEPSPPYLQFSAEQIAKRKQAEFAELDDKSLAMVHIGSGGSANNLSIEQYFSLIDCLAKLKPELHFVITAGPGELIAAQELVNQLDTAEVSSQLYYSEDGLKTFCEVLACASLFIAGSTGPLHIAGALDVPTVGFFPSRRSATPLRWQPLNSKGRHISFSPPAGELTQEDMSLINVSDSAVKINLWWQKLQTKQVAE; encoded by the coding sequence ATGCAAAAATTGTTGGTAGTGCGAAACGATAAAATTGGCGACTTTATGCTGGCGTGGCCAAGTTTTGCCTTACTTAAAAACTCTCTACCTAATTGCGAAATTAGTGCTTTAGTTCCTAGCTATACCGCTCCTCTGGCAGAGCTTTGCCCTTGGATTGATAAGGTAATTATTGATTGCGGGGCTGATGGTGATGCTGGCGAGCAAGCTGCACTACTTAATGAGGTGAAGCAACAGCACTTTGATGGTTATTTGTGCCTGTTCTCGACCATGCGTAACGCTTGGTTAGGTGCACGCGCCGGTATTAAATTACGCTGTGCACCCGCCACTAAGCTCGCTCAGTTTTTGTATAATCACCGAGTAAAGCAACGCCGCTCTCAATCTCGAAAACCTGAATTTGAATACAACTTAGAACTTACCCGCGCTTTTTTAACTAAGTTGCAAGTCAACCCGATAGAGCCTAGTCCTCCTTATTTGCAGTTTAGCGCTGAGCAAATTGCTAAACGTAAACAGGCTGAGTTTGCCGAGTTGGATGATAAATCCTTAGCCATGGTGCATATCGGCAGCGGTGGCTCGGCCAATAACTTAAGCATTGAGCAGTATTTTAGCTTGATTGATTGTCTGGCTAAGCTTAAGCCCGAGTTACACTTTGTGATTACTGCAGGGCCTGGTGAGTTAATCGCCGCCCAAGAGTTGGTAAACCAGTTAGATACTGCAGAGGTGTCTAGTCAGCTATATTATTCAGAAGATGGTTTAAAAACCTTTTGTGAAGTGCTGGCCTGTGCAAGTTTATTTATTGCGGGGTCTACCGGGCCTTTGCACATTGCTGGCGCTTTGGATGTGCCAACCGTGGGCTTTTTCCCCAGTCGTCGCAGTGCTACACCTTTGCGTTGGCAACCGCTTAATAGCAAGGGGCGTCATATTTCTTTTTCACCGCCAGCAGGTGAACTCACGCAAGAAGATATGAGTTTGATAAATGTGAGTGACTCGGCGGTTAAAATTAATTTGTGGTGGCAAAAGCTGCAGACAAAACAAGTAGCAGAATAA
- a CDS encoding glycosyltransferase family 9 protein codes for MSVRKKIKTALRKFDGKRREKSIGLEVWFLKFLGGRNGRTKRLLKPTEVKRVLIIRNNKRIGNMFFLLPFVNQVKALYPDAEVELILSDPWQGSIFENLGLAKVHFSQFGLKTIPQFFRVMRQLKQQPYDLALVPYGGSSDRIVASMIESKNVIAFNGSANAAICSHTFKYQGRYQHFALSCMELLEQLHNAEPTEYFGRLVLSDAEQQEALKQLQTLLGECQAKPSLAYFRGARGAKVIADKDWQALLAKFKQHYAGEVNLIEILSPDVTEPLAEADFTYSNGDLRKLAAFLQQVPLFFCGDTGPLHLASSAGAYCVGLFTVTNVAQYGCLGEHAVNVTDLAAIDAGKLLEELKLK; via the coding sequence ATGAGCGTAAGAAAAAAGATAAAAACGGCACTGCGAAAGTTTGACGGAAAGCGCAGAGAGAAATCGATTGGTTTGGAGGTTTGGTTTCTTAAATTTCTGGGCGGTAGAAACGGTAGAACTAAGCGTTTGCTTAAGCCTACAGAGGTGAAACGTGTTTTAATTATTCGCAACAACAAACGCATAGGAAATATGTTTTTTTTATTGCCCTTTGTTAACCAAGTTAAAGCGCTGTATCCCGATGCTGAGGTTGAGCTAATACTTAGTGATCCTTGGCAGGGCTCGATATTTGAAAACCTAGGGTTGGCTAAAGTCCATTTCTCTCAGTTTGGTTTGAAAACCATTCCGCAGTTTTTTCGGGTAATGAGGCAACTAAAGCAACAGCCCTATGATTTGGCTCTAGTGCCTTATGGTGGGTCAAGTGATCGGATTGTCGCGTCGATGATTGAAAGCAAAAATGTTATTGCCTTTAACGGTTCGGCTAATGCAGCTATTTGTAGCCATACGTTTAAATATCAAGGCCGCTACCAACACTTTGCACTTAGCTGTATGGAGCTTTTAGAGCAACTGCATAATGCTGAGCCCACTGAATATTTTGGACGACTAGTATTGAGTGACGCTGAGCAGCAAGAAGCGCTTAAGCAATTGCAGACTTTGTTGGGCGAATGCCAAGCAAAACCAAGTTTGGCGTATTTTCGTGGCGCGCGTGGCGCTAAGGTGATTGCCGATAAAGACTGGCAGGCTTTGTTAGCTAAGTTTAAGCAGCACTATGCTGGCGAAGTGAACCTTATTGAGATACTGAGCCCTGATGTAACAGAGCCACTGGCAGAAGCAGATTTCACCTATTCTAATGGTGATTTAAGAAAGTTAGCGGCATTTTTACAGCAAGTACCGTTGTTTTTCTGTGGTGATACAGGCCCCTTACACCTTGCAAGCTCTGCTGGTGCCTATTGCGTAGGTTTGTTTACGGTAACCAACGTAGCGCAATATGGCTGCCTAGGTGAACACGCAGTTAATGTGACTGATTTGGCTGCTATTGATGCAGGCAAATTGTTGGAAGAACTTAAACTTAAGTAA
- a CDS encoding glycosyltransferase family 2 protein, with amino-acid sequence MSARQASISAIIITKNEQDSLKDCLESLTWVDQIVVVDSGSTDSTVALAKQYTKDVYSNAKWPGFGKQKQLAQSYANSDWILAVDADERIDDTLRQNIQKMLENPPNNTVFNLNELTWVFGRFLKHSGWYYRHIRLYPRELTGYNDNLVHESVIVPENCQVAELDGDILHYSYKNIEHYLVKSAGYAKAWADQREARGKRATLGQGVMHAIGCFAKMYLLKRGFLDGKAGFLIALLSAHSTFVKYADLWARENDSHYKK; translated from the coding sequence ATGAGTGCACGCCAAGCTAGCATTAGCGCAATAATCATTACTAAAAATGAGCAAGACAGTCTAAAAGATTGCTTAGAAAGCTTAACTTGGGTGGACCAAATAGTAGTTGTTGACTCTGGCAGCACCGACAGTACCGTAGCCCTTGCCAAACAATATACTAAAGATGTTTATAGCAATGCTAAGTGGCCGGGCTTTGGTAAACAAAAGCAACTGGCCCAAAGTTATGCAAACAGCGATTGGATCTTGGCAGTAGATGCCGATGAACGTATTGATGACACTCTGCGCCAAAATATCCAAAAAATGCTTGAAAACCCGCCGAATAACACCGTATTTAATCTTAATGAACTTACTTGGGTATTTGGCCGCTTTTTAAAGCACTCTGGCTGGTACTACCGACACATTCGCCTTTATCCACGAGAACTCACTGGCTACAACGATAACTTAGTGCACGAGTCTGTAATAGTGCCGGAGAATTGCCAAGTGGCAGAGCTAGACGGTGATATCTTGCATTACTCCTACAAAAACATAGAGCACTACTTAGTCAAATCAGCGGGTTATGCCAAAGCTTGGGCAGATCAACGCGAAGCCAGAGGGAAACGTGCAACATTGGGGCAAGGCGTAATGCACGCCATAGGTTGTTTTGCCAAAATGTATTTACTTAAACGCGGTTTTTTAGATGGTAAAGCCGGCTTTTTGATAGCCCTGTTATCAGCGCATTCAACCTTTGTTAAATACGCCGATTTATGGGCACGAGAAAACGACAGCCACTACAAAAAGTAA
- a CDS encoding glycosyltransferase family 9 protein: MNSKSATLKICVLRLSAIGDVCNALAVIQQLQQHYPNSDITWICGKAEAQLLAAVSDIKLVIYNKKDGLKGMLAIKRELKNQQFDVLLHMQAALRASLLSCCIRAKRRIGFDKSRAKDGQWLFTNEKIAAANSAHVLDGFLQFLLPLGVDIQTPSWQVPLSQADQQTAKQLLGSSGKQIVICPAASKAYKNWTLQGYAGIAQYALKQGYHVSLIGSPASNEVALSEQINQACQGKLNNLCGKTSLSQLWALIAQADLLISPDTGPAHMAVAVNTPVLGLYAHHNPQRTGPYHYRNYVVSVWQQLIEQEQGKPAEQLSWRSRVKDPKAMQHITLDAVIEMFELIKKEQLL, from the coding sequence ATGAACAGCAAATCAGCTACCTTAAAAATCTGCGTATTACGCCTCTCTGCCATTGGCGACGTATGTAATGCCCTCGCAGTAATACAGCAACTGCAACAACATTACCCAAATAGCGACATCACCTGGATTTGCGGCAAGGCAGAAGCACAGCTATTAGCGGCCGTCAGTGATATAAAACTGGTTATATACAATAAAAAAGATGGCTTGAAAGGCATGCTCGCCATTAAACGAGAGCTTAAGAACCAACAATTTGATGTATTGCTACATATGCAAGCAGCACTGCGCGCCAGCTTGTTAAGCTGCTGCATTCGCGCAAAGCGTAGAATTGGTTTTGACAAGAGCCGCGCTAAAGATGGCCAATGGCTATTTACTAACGAGAAAATTGCGGCGGCTAATTCTGCTCATGTCTTAGATGGTTTTTTACAGTTTCTATTACCACTGGGAGTAGATATTCAAACTCCAAGTTGGCAGGTTCCACTTTCTCAAGCAGACCAACAAACTGCCAAACAATTGCTAGGCAGTTCTGGTAAACAAATCGTGATCTGTCCGGCCGCTAGCAAAGCCTATAAAAATTGGACCTTACAAGGTTATGCAGGCATCGCCCAATACGCGCTTAAGCAGGGTTACCATGTGAGCTTAATCGGCAGCCCAGCTAGCAATGAAGTGGCTCTAAGCGAGCAAATTAACCAAGCTTGCCAAGGAAAATTAAACAACCTTTGTGGAAAAACCAGCTTAAGCCAGCTTTGGGCACTGATTGCCCAAGCAGATCTGCTAATATCACCAGATACTGGCCCAGCCCACATGGCGGTAGCGGTAAATACACCCGTTTTAGGGCTGTATGCTCACCACAACCCGCAACGCACCGGGCCTTATCATTACCGAAACTACGTAGTGAGTGTTTGGCAACAGCTAATCGAACAAGAGCAAGGTAAACCTGCCGAGCAACTTAGTTGGCGCAGCCGAGTAAAAGACCCAAAGGCTATGCAACATATTACGCTCGATGCCGTTATTGAGATGTTTGAATTAATTAAAAAAGAGCAACTATTATGA
- a CDS encoding 3-deoxy-D-manno-octulosonic acid kinase — translation MQIEKQKTADGWLFYNPDIWRQVSDAYFEPRHWQQNRAVVGQAMGRGKTLFFRFEHREFVLRHYHRGGLISKLSNDRYIYSSLQSSRVWKEFSLLMKLQTLGLPAPVPVAGRVKRKGFSFQADLILERISGAKDLAKLLSERRLSLALWQKIAETIAQFHQAGVYHADLNLRNIMVDDQQQVWLIDFDNGRICRPRKKWQQANIARLYRSLEKEQAKPGYCHWLESDWQHFLTSYQQAL, via the coding sequence ATGCAAATAGAAAAACAAAAAACTGCTGACGGCTGGCTATTTTATAACCCAGATATATGGCGGCAAGTTAGTGACGCTTATTTTGAGCCACGTCATTGGCAGCAAAATAGAGCTGTAGTTGGCCAAGCAATGGGGCGAGGTAAAACGCTGTTTTTTCGTTTTGAGCATCGTGAGTTTGTATTACGCCATTATCACCGCGGTGGTTTAATCTCAAAGTTAAGCAATGACCGATATATCTACTCCAGTTTACAAAGTAGTCGTGTGTGGAAAGAATTTTCATTATTGATGAAATTACAAACCTTAGGTTTGCCCGCTCCAGTGCCAGTGGCCGGCAGAGTAAAACGTAAAGGATTTAGTTTTCAAGCGGATTTGATTTTAGAGCGGATTAGTGGCGCTAAAGATCTTGCTAAGTTACTTAGCGAGCGTCGGTTATCATTAGCCTTGTGGCAAAAAATTGCAGAGACTATCGCCCAATTTCATCAAGCGGGGGTTTATCATGCTGATTTAAACCTGCGGAATATTATGGTTGATGATCAGCAGCAGGTTTGGCTTATTGATTTCGATAATGGCCGCATTTGTCGCCCGCGTAAAAAATGGCAGCAAGCCAATATCGCTCGTTTATACCGCTCTCTAGAGAAAGAGCAAGCCAAACCAGGGTATTGCCATTGGTTAGAGTCTGACTGGCAGCATTTTTTAACTAGCTATCAGCAGGCGCTTTAA
- the waaA gene encoding lipid IV(A) 3-deoxy-D-manno-octulosonic acid transferase: protein MIVFFLYQLLLVLVLPLALYKLYWPRAGKPSVGKRWLEHFGLSQKVAKVDLWFHAVSVGEVLAAIPLITQIKQQQPELNILLTTTTATGAEQVKQKLGDLVTHRYAPFDLWPCICCFLHLHRPKKLWIMETELWPNWLSLCHKKQIPVSLINARMSERSCRGYMRFKGFAQNLYNKLNLVLAQHQDDAQRFNQLGVAAANLVVTGSIKYDLPDTKNIQQQAKQLRSSLFGERLVWIAASTHKGEDEKILEVMQKVRKQLPDSVLILVPRHPERFDQVAELIAGSGFDCARRSKQQSPSAKNAVYLADTMGEMLLMYGCADAAFIGGSLVPIGGHNYLEAAAMGLPCVAGEHDFNFSDISQQLQASGALKLSADTEQLANWLKAWLANQEERRKAGDAGLTIVKQNQGALTRSISALTP, encoded by the coding sequence GTGATCGTCTTTTTCTTATACCAACTACTACTCGTTTTAGTACTTCCCTTAGCCCTGTACAAACTCTATTGGCCACGAGCGGGTAAACCTTCGGTAGGCAAACGCTGGTTGGAACATTTTGGGCTTAGCCAAAAAGTGGCGAAGGTGGACCTGTGGTTTCATGCGGTATCGGTAGGCGAAGTATTGGCTGCTATTCCACTAATTACTCAAATAAAACAACAACAGCCAGAGTTAAACATTCTACTCACCACCACCACGGCCACCGGGGCTGAACAGGTTAAACAAAAACTTGGTGACTTAGTTACTCATCGTTATGCGCCCTTTGATTTATGGCCTTGTATTTGCTGCTTTCTGCATCTTCACCGACCTAAAAAGCTATGGATTATGGAAACCGAATTGTGGCCAAACTGGTTAAGCTTGTGTCACAAAAAGCAGATCCCGGTATCGCTAATAAACGCTCGAATGTCTGAACGCTCGTGCAGGGGATATATGCGATTTAAAGGTTTTGCTCAAAACCTTTATAACAAGCTCAATTTGGTATTAGCACAACATCAAGATGACGCACAGCGCTTTAATCAATTGGGAGTTGCGGCAGCCAACTTAGTGGTAACGGGTTCTATAAAATACGACCTACCCGATACCAAAAATATACAGCAACAAGCAAAGCAACTTAGGTCGAGTTTGTTTGGTGAGCGCTTAGTATGGATTGCCGCAAGCACCCATAAAGGCGAAGACGAGAAAATACTTGAGGTAATGCAAAAAGTACGCAAGCAGCTTCCCGACAGCGTATTAATATTAGTGCCGCGACACCCAGAGCGCTTCGATCAAGTGGCCGAATTAATCGCAGGCAGCGGCTTTGATTGCGCACGTCGCAGCAAACAACAAAGCCCCAGCGCAAAAAACGCGGTTTATTTAGCCGACACTATGGGCGAGATGCTGTTGATGTATGGCTGTGCCGATGCCGCATTTATCGGGGGGTCATTAGTACCCATTGGCGGACATAATTACTTAGAAGCAGCCGCCATGGGCTTGCCTTGTGTGGCGGGCGAACATGATTTTAATTTCTCAGACATTAGCCAACAATTACAGGCATCAGGCGCACTTAAACTAAGCGCTGATACAGAACAACTGGCCAACTGGCTTAAAGCGTGGTTGGCAAACCAGGAAGAGCGCCGCAAAGCGGGTGACGCGGGTTTAACAATTGTAAAACAAAACCAAGGTGCGTTAACACGCAGTATATCTGCCTTAACCCCTTAA
- a CDS encoding glycosyltransferase family 9 protein, translating into MKVIIIRAGALGDTVFATAIVDALYSQFGDALAVDWLGTPLAKGLFAEDPLIKNVFSLRRRKLPICLSKEKRAIVNHSKKQPYDLLINLEHSARFHSLFKSIKATQKLNVADVDKSKALGPHAVDNMLSVFSGTDYQYKHAKPRLVGSSLDKIADKFNLPDSYIVLHAANSHSDKQDYRSYRAWPIEQWLLLAKQLLDSCHVVLVGTAEEAKGLAPLTALKHKNLHNLVGNTNLAELIGVLGNARAVVTTDTGPSHIAAAAGAPTLALFGPSDPNETGPYSCKANHVSVVSLQLDCSPCSFTPRFKQCQHNNCMKQLPVERVLSQLSSMMNNI; encoded by the coding sequence GTGAAAGTCATTATTATTCGAGCCGGGGCCTTAGGCGATACGGTTTTTGCAACCGCAATTGTCGATGCTTTATATTCTCAATTTGGAGATGCTCTTGCAGTTGATTGGTTAGGAACTCCCTTAGCAAAAGGTTTGTTTGCTGAGGATCCGTTGATTAAAAATGTGTTTTCTTTGAGAAGACGTAAATTACCTATTTGCTTAAGTAAAGAGAAGCGCGCAATTGTTAATCATTCGAAGAAGCAACCTTATGATTTGCTGATTAACTTGGAGCATTCTGCTCGTTTTCATTCACTGTTTAAGTCAATTAAGGCAACACAAAAACTCAATGTAGCTGACGTAGATAAAAGCAAAGCGTTGGGGCCGCATGCGGTAGACAATATGCTTTCTGTATTTTCGGGTACTGACTATCAATATAAACACGCTAAGCCGCGTTTAGTTGGCTCGAGTTTAGACAAAATAGCCGATAAGTTTAACCTGCCTGACAGCTATATAGTTTTGCATGCCGCTAATAGCCACTCTGATAAACAAGACTACCGTAGTTATAGAGCTTGGCCTATTGAGCAGTGGTTGCTGTTAGCTAAGCAGCTTCTCGATTCTTGCCATGTGGTATTAGTTGGCACCGCTGAAGAAGCAAAAGGTCTTGCGCCACTTACGGCCTTAAAGCATAAAAACCTGCATAACTTAGTGGGTAATACAAACTTAGCTGAGCTTATAGGTGTATTGGGAAATGCCAGAGCGGTTGTGACTACCGACACGGGGCCATCGCACATTGCGGCGGCGGCTGGCGCTCCTACTTTAGCCTTGTTCGGTCCAAGTGATCCTAATGAAACCGGGCCATATTCCTGTAAAGCTAACCATGTAAGCGTTGTTAGCTTGCAATTAGATTGCTCACCTTGCTCTTTTACCCCTCGATTTAAGCAGTGCCAACACAATAATTGTATGAAGCAATTGCCAGTAGAACGGGTGCTGTCTCAGCTTAGCTCAATGATGAATAACATTTAA
- a CDS encoding glycosyltransferase family 2 protein, which produces MNITVIVRVYNRLDDLACCLQVINQLWQQNNYHVVLVSNGKNAGYVVSEELEKYANVHVCLEENAGHLKGNSQLLQAAIPYIADDSEYTVILEADTWLLDDSLITRYCRKMSNQAAVWSSASWISNVWSVGLDFAIISSDYLRANPKLVDYGEHPEKTVCNYLLEDHQRFLFIKENMPVHPSKLFRTLYPKCNYRFNSFIRSKMVTHHIEELDGGLAEKKRLANLCLDDDFFPVNQTQSRFLFRLKCRLIALLVVVLPQSSWFKPKRRWQG; this is translated from the coding sequence ATGAATATTACGGTAATAGTTCGAGTTTATAACCGACTTGATGATCTAGCATGCTGCTTACAGGTAATAAATCAGCTTTGGCAGCAAAATAATTACCATGTAGTGTTGGTAAGTAACGGTAAAAACGCGGGCTACGTTGTTTCTGAAGAACTTGAAAAATATGCTAACGTGCACGTTTGCCTTGAAGAAAATGCTGGTCACCTGAAGGGAAATAGTCAGCTACTGCAGGCCGCTATACCTTATATTGCAGACGATAGTGAGTACACCGTTATTTTGGAGGCCGATACTTGGTTGCTTGATGATTCGCTAATTACTCGATACTGCAGGAAAATGAGTAATCAGGCCGCGGTTTGGTCGAGTGCTAGCTGGATATCGAATGTTTGGAGTGTTGGTCTAGATTTTGCGATTATCTCAAGTGACTATTTACGTGCGAATCCCAAGCTAGTTGATTATGGTGAGCACCCTGAGAAAACCGTATGTAATTATTTACTAGAAGATCATCAGCGCTTTTTGTTCATAAAAGAGAATATGCCTGTTCACCCGAGTAAGCTTTTCCGAACGTTATACCCTAAATGTAATTACCGTTTTAATAGCTTTATTCGTTCTAAAATGGTGACTCACCATATTGAAGAGCTTGACGGAGGCTTAGCAGAAAAAAAGCGCCTTGCGAACTTGTGCCTGGATGATGACTTCTTCCCTGTAAATCAAACTCAAAGCCGTTTTCTATTTAGGCTAAAATGTCGGCTGATTGCTTTATTGGTGGTGGTTTTACCGCAATCTAGTTGGTTTAAGCCTAAGCGTCGTTGGCAAGGTTAA